In Candidatus Hydrogenedentota bacterium, the genomic window ATGGCGGAGATGCAGCGGATAATTGACGCCGAAAAGAGCGACCTCTTCGACGTGCTGGCCTATGTGGCGTTTGCCATGCCGACCGTCACCCGCGCGGAGCGCGCCGCCGCCGCCAGGACCCGCCTGCATGGGCGCTTCACCGCGAAGCAGGAGGCCTTCCTCGACTTTGTGCTGTCCCATTATGTGCGCCAGGGCGTGGAGGAACTGGACCAGGAGAAACTGGCCCCGTTGATCAGGCTCCGCTACAACAACGCCGTGGCCGACGCTGTCGCCGACCTGGGCAAACCCCATGAAATCAGGCGGATTTTTACCGGGTTCCAGAAGTACCTCTACCAGCCCGCCCATGGCGGCACACATCGGTACGGTTTCGCCTCCGCCTGAGCATCCCGCCTTTCCGTTGACTTTTTCGCGTTGTTGCGGTACTGTTCCGTTGTGTCCGGCGGTGGATGGCCGGGGACGGAAAGCAGCGCGCACGGCGACCAACTCACGGGAGGCCCGCATGACCACAGGGGAAAACCGCACGCAGGGGGGGGCGCGCATGACCCGCCAGGACAAGGCGCGCATCTTCGCCCTGTTCGGACGCCACATCAACAAGAACCAGATCAAGTACCTGAGCGCGGGGCATCTGGACGTGTTCGAGTCCCGGCGCGAGGGGGTGGGCTTCACGGACCCCGTGTCGGGCCGGCAGATGTATGACTGCTTCACGGCGGCGGGCTGTTTCAATGTGTCGCGGCGGAACCCTGAGGTGGTGGCGGCGCTGGAAGCGGCGGCGGACGAGCTGGACATGGGCAGCCGCCTGCTGTCCTCGCCGGAACGGGAGGAGCTGGCGCGGCGGCTGGCGGCGCTGGCGCCGGAGGGGCTGGACCGGGTGCTCTTCGCGGCGGGCGGGGGCGAGGCGGTGGACTGCGCCCTGAAACTGGCGCGGGGCGCGACGGGCCGCGGCGGGATTGTCTCCACCGTGAAGGCCTACCACGGCCACACGGGCTTCGCCCTGAGCGCGAACGGCAAGGAGCATTACCGGCACTGTTTCGAGCCGCTGATGCCGGGCTTCTCGTTTGTCCCCTTCAACGATTTGGGCGCGATGACGGCGGCGGTGTCAAAGGACACTGCGGCGGTCATCATCGAGCCGGTGCAGGGCGAGGCGGGCATCTTCCCCGCCACCGCAGAATACCTGCGGGGTCTGCGCGCGCTCTGCGACCGGCACGGCGCGCTGCTCATTTTCGACGAGATACAGACGGGCTTCGGGCGCACGGGGCGCGTGTTCGCCTCGGAGCATTCGGGGGTGGTCCCGGACCTGATGACGGTGGCCAAGTCCCTGGGCGGGGGACTCTGCGCGAACGCCGCGCTGCTCTACCGGGACACGCCCAGGCTGCGCGGCTTTGTGGAGGCGCACCCGGATTTCCATGAGACGTATGCGGGCGGCGGGGGCATCGCGTGCCGGGTCTCGCTGAAGGTGCTGGACTATCTGGAGAAGCACCGGCTCTGGGAGAACGCGGCGCGGCAGGGCGCGCGGCTGAAGGAGACCCTGGAGGGGCTGAAGCGCGAGAATCCCGGCATCATCCTCCATGTGCGGGGCCTGGGCCTGATGGTGGGGCTGGAGTACACCCACGAGTTCATGGGCCCCATGATGTCCGACGCGCTGGCAAAACGCGGGGTCTTCGCCGCCTACTCGGGGAACGCGCCGCAGGTGATGCGGTTCATGGTCCCCATCACGGTGTCGGACGCGGAGCTGGACGAGATTACCGCGGCAATTCGCGGGGCCGTGAAGGACATGAAGACCCTGCTGCCGCTCGCCCTGCTGGCGGCCAAAATTCCCGGGGTGCTGCGGCTGCTGAACAACGAGAAGATTCAGACAACCCTCTTCACCTATGTCAGAAAACTGGAAGCGCTGCTGCCGCGCGGCGGGGGGAACTGAGGCCATGGCAATGATTCTGGAGGGAAAACGGCAGGGCGCCCATTTCTTTGACACGGAGGGGCGGCGCTATCTGGACGCGGACAGTTCGGCGGGCATTTTCAACCTGGGCCGGAGACATCCGGAACTGGCGGCCGCGCTGAAAGCCGCCGTCCGCGAAACGGACCAGGGCAATTTCCCCATCATCAGCGAGGAGAAGGCCCTGCTCGCCGCCGCGCTGGCGGACTTCGTGCCCGGCCCGCTGGAGTGCAGCCTTTTCGGCGTGACGCGGGGCGAGGCCTTTGACGCGGCCTGCAAGGTGGCGCGGGGCCTCACGAAACGCCCGGGCCTCCTCGCCCTTGAGGGCGGCTGGCACGGCCACACGGGCTTCGCCATGAGCCTGTCCCGGCGGGAAGACCGGGACCTTTACGGACCGCTGATGCCCGGCGCGGGCTTTCTACCCTTCGGCGACCTGGCGGCGGCGGAGCGCGCCGTGGGTCCGGACACGGCGGCGGTGTTCCTGGAGCCGGTGCAGGCGGAGAACGGCTGCCGGGCCGTGGACGCGGCCTACGCCAAGGGGCTGGCGGAGCTCTGCCGCGCGCGGGGCGCGCTGCTGGTCCTCGACGAGACGCAGACGAATTTCGGGCGGACGGGGGCGCCGTTCTGCTTTGAACGGCTCGGCGCGGCGCCGGACATGCTCATTCTGGGCGAGGCCCTCGGCGGCGGCATCTTCCCGATTACGGTGACCATGATGACCCCGCGGGTGAACCAGTTCATGAACGACCACCCGCTCATCCACCTGTCCACCTTCGGCGGCTCGGATGTGGGCTGCCGCGTGGCCCTGGCCGCGCTGGAACTGTACCGCCGCCTGGAGCCCTGGAAGAACGCCGCCGTCATGGGCGCGCGCCTGCGCGCGGCATGCGACGGGCTGGCGGGCCAATTTCCGTCCCTCCTGCAGGGGGTGGACGGCGCCGGACTGCTGCTGTCGCTGAAAACGGCCTCGCCCGAGGCCGCGCGGGCGCTCTGCGCCGCCTGCCTCGACGCGGGGCTTTTGGCGGCGCCGGGCAGGGTGGCGGCGGACACGGTGGTGCTGCGTCCCAGCCTGCTGCTCACGGAAGCGGAGACGGATGAACTGGCGGCGGCGCTGGAGACGGCGCTGCGCGCGCTGGCGGCGGGCGCGTGAAGGCGCTGTACTTCGAGAACGACCCGCCGCGCTACGCGCTCTACCGCGCGGCGCGGATGGTCCACCCCTTTCCGAGGCTCGGCCCGCTGTCCCCGGTGCGGTATGCCGAAGTGCCGGAGCCGTCGCCGCCCAACGGCCGCTGGCTTCTGGTGCGGAACACGGCCTGCGGCCTCTGCGGCACGGACATCCATTTCCTGCTGATGGACATGTCGCCGAAGAGCTACTCGGCGGCCCTGCCGGGGATCAAGCGCAAGTACCTGGGCCATGAGGCCGCGGGCGTGGTGGAGGCGGCGGGCGCGGAGGCGGACGGGTTCCAGCCGGGCGACCGGGTGGCCCTGCGGCTGGACTGGCCCTCGTGCGCGCAAATGGAGATCAGCCCGCCCTGCGGCCCGTGCGCGGCGGGCAGTTACATGCTCTGCGAGAATCTGGGTGCCGCCCCCATGCCGGAGGCCGTGGGCGGCGGCTTCTCCCCCCGCATGGCGGTGCACCG contains:
- a CDS encoding aspartate aminotransferase family protein, with amino-acid sequence MAMILEGKRQGAHFFDTEGRRYLDADSSAGIFNLGRRHPELAAALKAAVRETDQGNFPIISEEKALLAAALADFVPGPLECSLFGVTRGEAFDAACKVARGLTKRPGLLALEGGWHGHTGFAMSLSRREDRDLYGPLMPGAGFLPFGDLAAAERAVGPDTAAVFLEPVQAENGCRAVDAAYAKGLAELCRARGALLVLDETQTNFGRTGAPFCFERLGAAPDMLILGEALGGGIFPITVTMMTPRVNQFMNDHPLIHLSTFGGSDVGCRVALAALELYRRLEPWKNAAVMGARLRAACDGLAGQFPSLLQGVDGAGLLLSLKTASPEAARALCAACLDAGLLAAPGRVAADTVVLRPSLLLTEAETDELAAALETALRALAAGA
- a CDS encoding aspartate aminotransferase family protein; amino-acid sequence: MTTGENRTQGGARMTRQDKARIFALFGRHINKNQIKYLSAGHLDVFESRREGVGFTDPVSGRQMYDCFTAAGCFNVSRRNPEVVAALEAAADELDMGSRLLSSPEREELARRLAALAPEGLDRVLFAAGGGEAVDCALKLARGATGRGGIVSTVKAYHGHTGFALSANGKEHYRHCFEPLMPGFSFVPFNDLGAMTAAVSKDTAAVIIEPVQGEAGIFPATAEYLRGLRALCDRHGALLIFDEIQTGFGRTGRVFASEHSGVVPDLMTVAKSLGGGLCANAALLYRDTPRLRGFVEAHPDFHETYAGGGGIACRVSLKVLDYLEKHRLWENAARQGARLKETLEGLKRENPGIILHVRGLGLMVGLEYTHEFMGPMMSDALAKRGVFAAYSGNAPQVMRFMVPITVSDAELDEITAAIRGAVKDMKTLLPLALLAAKIPGVLRLLNNEKIQTTLFTYVRKLEALLPRGGGN